One Thermoplasma volcanium GSS1 genomic window carries:
- a CDS encoding metallophosphoesterase family protein, with amino-acid sequence MVRFLHMSDTHIGAKSLTIEEREQDYYDTFQEAVEIAIDEKVDFIIHSGDLFDTWIPGNRSMKVFRDAMMKLNDRQIPVFYVFGDHDRPRRNSESAAGIFDFLGLHILGRDEFAGIEREFSGMKVFIGGISNMKGYLRNQLKEEYKKAESASTGYKNSILISHQALDPIFIPEQCEAKVNDLPMNYSYIAMGHLHDFVEREIGPLLSYPGSTELKSDREINGLLKMGKGINVIDLDNGVASLHRVKLKKVRYQFKVESDPENYLEEIKSILDKYANAIGEKKPIVNLIINGQISMEEVYEDLKKINGAIFNRPQILKIVDMPNVPSGSSELREYFQAFLKDQKLTDLAMKVFQHTADGDKEAIIREAAGEAIDN; translated from the coding sequence GTGGTAAGGTTTCTGCACATGTCCGATACACATATAGGCGCTAAATCCCTTACGATTGAGGAAAGGGAACAGGATTACTACGACACTTTCCAAGAAGCTGTAGAAATCGCAATTGATGAGAAGGTTGATTTCATCATACATTCCGGCGACCTCTTCGATACCTGGATACCCGGCAACCGTTCTATGAAGGTTTTCAGAGATGCGATGATGAAGCTTAACGATAGGCAAATACCTGTTTTCTACGTTTTCGGAGATCATGATCGCCCGCGGAGAAACTCAGAGAGCGCCGCTGGCATATTCGACTTCCTCGGATTGCATATACTGGGGAGAGATGAGTTCGCAGGTATCGAGAGGGAATTTAGCGGAATGAAGGTATTCATAGGCGGCATATCAAATATGAAAGGATACCTGAGGAACCAGCTCAAGGAAGAGTATAAGAAGGCTGAATCAGCATCCACCGGCTATAAAAATTCCATACTTATATCGCACCAGGCTCTCGATCCAATATTCATACCAGAGCAGTGCGAAGCTAAGGTCAACGACCTTCCAATGAACTATTCCTACATAGCCATGGGCCACCTGCATGATTTCGTTGAGCGTGAGATAGGCCCTCTGCTCTCGTATCCAGGATCGACGGAACTGAAGAGCGATAGGGAGATAAATGGCCTATTAAAGATGGGAAAGGGCATTAACGTAATCGATCTCGATAATGGAGTAGCAAGCCTTCATCGAGTGAAGCTGAAAAAGGTAAGGTATCAGTTCAAGGTTGAGAGCGATCCTGAGAACTATTTAGAAGAAATAAAATCTATTCTGGATAAATACGCGAATGCCATTGGAGAAAAGAAGCCAATCGTTAACTTGATCATCAATGGGCAAATATCTATGGAAGAGGTTTACGAAGATCTCAAAAAAATAAATGGGGCGATTTTCAACAGGCCGCAGATATTAAAGATCGTTGATATGCCTAATGTCCCCAGTGGTTCGTCAGAACTAAGGGAGTACTTTCAAGCATTTCTTAAGGATCAAAAGCTTACAGATCTGGCTATGAAGGTATTCCAGCACACTGCAGATGGGGATAAAGAAGCCATAATAAGGGAAGCTGCAGGTGAGGCCATTGATAATTGA
- a CDS encoding helicase HerA domain-containing protein, translating into MQGQEYEIGLTVGDNRSDIFTFVISPESQIRKWEYVYIKAGETNLLGRIEDLLSKSDLLNDRMDYESVKKYTTSNIKDNVDICVVKIIGAVKDGIISRSRYLIRPGQPVFRATKEMLESIFKFDDQRSLEIGYLADQPDVKIFANINGLRRHLSIIAQTGAGKSHTAGVLMEELLKKGASIIVLDPHADYVLMKNSDKAIYRDNIKVFRTPMSTGRYTAKLGKVDEFTIKFQDLNDEEVREIMGIHENFVNQSKIVKDVMEKLTGRKDVDEFIQKSEQIDTEKRIAARIKYLKKIKAIFGDKTTDVSEYLAPSRMSVIDLSGLDQSLANYFAYKVISQAYDAKVTGSFEYPVFLFIEEAHNFAPPMKVKGSGVSQMLYDTIKKIAAEGRKFGIFLVIITQRPGKIDQDVLSQCNSQIILRITNPSDQKAILESSENISESLMSDLPSLDVGEAIIVGEIVKMPVIAKIRQRETEEGGLDVDIVEMLQKARMEAEKRNDPRAIVENVKKLME; encoded by the coding sequence GTGCAAGGACAAGAATATGAGATAGGACTTACAGTTGGGGATAACAGGTCGGATATTTTCACTTTTGTTATTTCACCGGAAAGCCAAATTAGAAAGTGGGAATACGTCTATATAAAGGCCGGTGAAACAAATCTGCTGGGCAGGATAGAGGATCTTCTATCAAAAAGCGATTTGCTGAACGATAGGATGGATTACGAAAGCGTAAAGAAGTACACTACATCGAATATAAAAGACAACGTTGACATTTGCGTGGTTAAGATCATAGGCGCGGTAAAAGACGGTATTATATCAAGATCGAGGTACCTCATTAGGCCAGGCCAACCTGTCTTCAGGGCTACCAAAGAGATGTTAGAATCAATATTTAAGTTCGATGACCAGCGATCACTTGAGATAGGTTACTTAGCAGACCAGCCAGACGTTAAAATATTTGCCAATATAAACGGCTTGCGGAGGCATCTATCAATAATAGCCCAGACTGGAGCTGGAAAGAGCCACACTGCTGGAGTTCTGATGGAAGAGCTTCTAAAGAAGGGTGCTTCTATCATAGTTCTCGATCCGCACGCTGACTACGTGTTAATGAAAAACAGCGACAAGGCCATCTACCGCGACAATATAAAAGTCTTTAGGACGCCAATGAGTACAGGCCGCTATACCGCAAAGCTAGGCAAGGTGGACGAGTTCACCATCAAGTTTCAGGACCTTAACGATGAAGAGGTACGCGAAATAATGGGCATACACGAAAACTTTGTCAACCAATCAAAGATAGTAAAGGACGTAATGGAAAAACTCACCGGTAGGAAGGATGTAGACGAATTTATACAGAAGAGCGAGCAAATAGATACAGAGAAAAGGATAGCTGCGAGGATCAAGTACCTAAAGAAGATAAAAGCTATATTTGGAGACAAAACTACGGATGTATCGGAGTACCTTGCACCTTCAAGAATGAGCGTTATCGACCTGTCCGGACTGGATCAGAGCCTTGCAAATTACTTTGCTTATAAGGTAATAAGCCAGGCCTACGATGCAAAGGTAACCGGTTCCTTCGAGTATCCGGTATTCCTTTTTATAGAAGAGGCGCATAACTTTGCCCCGCCAATGAAGGTAAAAGGATCGGGCGTCTCGCAAATGTTATACGATACCATAAAGAAGATTGCTGCGGAGGGAAGAAAGTTTGGAATTTTCCTTGTAATAATTACGCAGAGGCCTGGAAAGATCGATCAAGATGTGCTCAGCCAATGCAATTCACAAATCATACTTAGGATAACAAATCCTTCAGATCAAAAGGCTATACTTGAGAGCAGCGAAAATATAAGCGAATCGTTGATGTCGGATCTGCCATCTCTAGATGTAGGAGAAGCCATAATTGTAGGCGAAATTGTAAAAATGCCCGTTATAGCAAAGATAAGGCAGAGAGAAACAGAAGAGGGCGGTTTAGACGTTGACATAGTTGAAATGCTTCAAAAGGCAAGGATGGAAGCTGAGAAAAGGAATGACCCGCGTGCAATAGTTGAAAACGTCAAAAAATTAATGGAGTGA